In one window of Caldisericota bacterium DNA:
- a CDS encoding glutamine synthetase family protein, giving the protein MTKEKILKEIYNKEINAIWLQFVDILGFPKLIEISSKKLEKVIDHGIAFDGSSIEGFVRIEESDMVLYPDLDTFTILPWTFDQPIKIARLICNVYGHNGKPFSGSPRYMLKKVIGEARKLGFYMYNGTEEEFFLFKLTEDKNPSTKLVSDGSYFEMLPEDIGEKTRIEIAVALEKIGFEIEASHHEVAPSQHEIDFKYADALKTADRATTFKTVAKTIALQNGLYATFLPKPIFGINGSGMHTHISLFTKNGKNIFYAPDKQFNLSNIALYFIGGLLKHAKAITAITNPIVNSYKRLVPGYEAPVYMCWAEKNRSALIRVPLGEFEEKRIEYRSPDPTTNPYLALAVILKAGLDGIKNKITPPKPANNINIYELSVKEKSAMDIDILPSTLREAIQELKKDKVILSALGDHITKKYIEAKEKEWDEYRIHVTDWEIKNSLPIY; this is encoded by the coding sequence ATGACAAAGGAAAAAATTCTTAAAGAAATTTACAATAAAGAGATTAATGCAATATGGCTTCAGTTTGTAGATATTTTAGGATTTCCAAAACTTATAGAAATCAGTTCAAAAAAACTTGAAAAAGTAATAGATCATGGAATTGCCTTTGATGGATCATCAATTGAGGGATTTGTAAGAATAGAAGAATCTGATATGGTGCTGTATCCTGACCTCGATACATTCACTATATTGCCATGGACGTTTGATCAACCAATAAAAATAGCACGTTTAATTTGTAATGTATATGGACATAACGGAAAACCATTCAGTGGTTCTCCACGCTATATGTTAAAAAAAGTAATAGGAGAAGCAAGAAAATTGGGCTTTTATATGTATAATGGTACTGAAGAAGAATTTTTCTTGTTCAAACTCACGGAAGATAAAAATCCCTCAACAAAACTGGTAAGTGACGGAAGCTACTTTGAAATGCTTCCAGAAGATATTGGCGAAAAAACTCGCATAGAAATAGCAGTTGCCCTTGAAAAAATAGGGTTTGAAATTGAAGCTTCGCATCATGAAGTAGCTCCTTCCCAACATGAAATAGATTTTAAATACGCCGATGCACTGAAAACAGCAGATAGAGCAACCACATTTAAAACTGTCGCAAAAACCATTGCTTTACAAAATGGATTATACGCAACATTTTTACCAAAACCTATCTTTGGAATAAATGGATCGGGAATGCATACTCATATTTCTCTCTTCACAAAAAACGGTAAAAATATTTTTTATGCTCCAGATAAACAATTTAATCTCTCCAACATAGCATTATATTTCATAGGAGGGCTATTAAAACATGCAAAGGCAATCACTGCAATAACAAATCCGATTGTAAATTCTTACAAGAGACTTGTCCCAGGATACGAAGCCCCTGTGTATATGTGCTGGGCTGAAAAAAATAGAAGTGCTTTAATTAGAGTGCCTTTAGGTGAATTTGAAGAAAAAAGAATAGAATATAGAAGCCCTGACCCCACAACAAATCCATATCTTGCCCTTGCAGTAATTTTAAAAGCAGGATTAGACGGCATAAAAAATAAAATAACACCCCCAAAACCTGCAAATAACATCAACATATACGAACTTTCCGTTAAAGAAAAATCCGCTATGGACATTGATATCCTGCCATCTACCCTAAGAGAAGCGATCCAGGAATTAAAGAAAGATAAGGTAATACTATCTGCTCTTGGCGATCATATAACTAAGAAATACATAGAAGCCAAAGAAAAAGAGTGGGATGAGTATCGAATACATGTAACCGATTGGGAAATTAAAAATTCGTTACCCATTTATTAA
- a CDS encoding HU family DNA-binding protein, giving the protein MNKPELITAITKKTGLKKKDAAMMLDSFAEVVTTTLKKGDKVALIGFGTFGARKRSARNGVNPRTRKKIKIAAKTVPFFKPGKKLKDAVAKKR; this is encoded by the coding sequence ATGAACAAACCAGAACTTATTACTGCAATTACAAAAAAAACTGGTCTTAAGAAAAAAGATGCAGCAATGATGCTCGATTCTTTTGCAGAGGTCGTAACAACTACTCTCAAAAAGGGAGACAAAGTTGCACTGATCGGATTCGGCACATTTGGAGCAAGAAAGAGGTCAGCAAGGAATGGCGTAAACCCAAGGACAAGAAAGAAAATCAAAATTGCTGCAAAAACAGTACCTTTCTTTAAACCAGGGAAAAAGCTAAAAGACGCAGTAGCAAAAAAGAGGTAA